A region from the Lentisphaera profundi genome encodes:
- a CDS encoding pyrophosphate--fructose-6-phosphate 1-phosphotransferase, translating to MSIKKVGILTAGGLAPCLSTAIGRLLERYTEIAPEIEIICYTSGYKGLLLGDKITVDADMRANAAVLYEHGGSPIGNSRVKLTNIADCEKRGLVKPGENPLAVAANQLVKDKVDVLHTIGGDDTNTTAADLAAYLADNDYKLIVVGLPKTIDNDVFPIKQSLGAFTAAEEGAKYFENVVSEHNANPRMLIVHEVMGRSCGWLTAYTAKIYRERLAKRNLLPALGLNKERLDVHAIFIPEMAIDIKAEAARLSQVMDEQDNVNIFISEGAGLEAIIAEMEAAGEEVPRDAFGHAKLDAVNPGKWFGSQFAKLLNAEKVLIQKSGYYARAAASNKEDLALIKLCADKAVEAALAGIGGVVGHDDDQNDELRAIEFPRIAGGKPFNIDESWFDDLLAGIGQAKGAKVECAH from the coding sequence ATGTCTATTAAAAAAGTTGGAATATTAACTGCGGGTGGTTTAGCACCATGTTTATCAACGGCGATTGGTCGTTTACTTGAGCGTTACACTGAAATCGCTCCAGAAATTGAAATCATTTGTTACACGAGTGGCTACAAAGGTCTTTTACTTGGTGATAAAATCACTGTAGATGCTGATATGCGTGCCAATGCAGCCGTACTCTATGAGCATGGCGGAAGTCCCATCGGAAATAGCCGGGTAAAACTTACTAATATTGCAGATTGTGAAAAACGTGGCTTAGTGAAGCCAGGTGAAAATCCTTTAGCGGTAGCAGCCAATCAACTCGTGAAAGATAAGGTTGATGTCCTTCACACCATCGGTGGTGATGATACCAATACTACAGCGGCAGACTTAGCTGCATATCTTGCAGATAATGATTATAAACTCATTGTTGTGGGTCTTCCTAAGACTATTGATAATGATGTATTCCCAATTAAGCAATCTCTCGGTGCTTTTACAGCAGCAGAAGAGGGTGCGAAGTATTTTGAGAATGTTGTATCTGAACACAATGCGAATCCACGTATGCTTATCGTTCATGAAGTGATGGGTCGTAGTTGTGGTTGGTTAACAGCTTACACGGCCAAAATCTACCGTGAGCGTTTAGCTAAACGCAATTTACTCCCTGCACTTGGTCTCAATAAAGAGCGTTTAGATGTGCATGCAATCTTCATCCCAGAAATGGCGATTGATATTAAAGCTGAAGCAGCACGCCTTAGCCAAGTGATGGACGAACAAGATAACGTCAATATCTTTATTTCTGAAGGTGCAGGCCTCGAAGCTATTATTGCTGAGATGGAAGCTGCGGGTGAAGAAGTGCCACGCGATGCTTTTGGTCATGCAAAATTAGATGCAGTGAATCCTGGTAAATGGTTTGGCAGTCAGTTTGCTAAGCTTTTAAATGCAGAAAAAGTTTTGATTCAAAAATCAGGCTACTATGCAAGAGCAGCGGCTTCTAATAAAGAAGACTTGGCATTGATTAAGCTTTGTGCTGATAAAGCAGTTGAAGCAGCACTCGCAGGTATTGGCGGAGTCGTTGGTCATGATGATGATCAAAATGATGAACTTCGTGCTATTGAATTTCCTCGTATTGCTGGTGGTAAGCCATTCAATATTGATGAGTCTTGGTTTGATGATCTCTTAGCGGGTATTGGTCAAGCTAAGGGTGCTAAAGTCGAGTGCGCTCACTAA
- the lexA gene encoding transcriptional repressor LexA has translation MKGLTDRQQETLDFIEDFTTREGMAPTIYEIAERFNIKSATSFAHVRALQRKGYLTRSSKARSMTLTNTTTRPRNLSFMLSIPLLGRISAGMPLMAEENVEREIQIDPASFQGLRADGRLFALLVNGESMRDAGILDGDSIIVKQQDNANAEDIVVAMVNGDTTVKQLYFTDGKIELRPCNNEFETQFYEPSEVYIQGKVVALQRTL, from the coding sequence ATGAAAGGTTTAACTGATCGTCAACAAGAAACTCTTGACTTTATCGAAGACTTCACCACTCGTGAAGGTATGGCTCCCACAATTTATGAAATTGCAGAGCGCTTTAATATTAAGTCAGCCACTAGTTTTGCTCATGTTCGTGCACTTCAACGCAAAGGCTACTTAACTCGTAGTAGTAAAGCCCGAAGCATGACTTTAACTAATACCACAACTCGTCCACGCAATCTTTCTTTTATGCTGAGCATCCCCCTCTTGGGTCGCATCTCTGCAGGCATGCCTTTGATGGCAGAAGAAAATGTCGAACGTGAAATCCAAATTGATCCCGCTTCCTTCCAAGGACTCCGTGCTGATGGTCGACTTTTCGCTCTTTTAGTGAATGGCGAAAGTATGCGCGATGCAGGTATTTTAGATGGTGACTCCATCATTGTTAAGCAACAAGATAATGCTAACGCAGAAGACATTGTTGTGGCAATGGTGAATGGTGATACAACTGTTAAACAACTCTACTTTACTGATGGCAAGATTGAATTACGCCCCTGTAACAATGAATTTGAAACACAATTCTATGAACCCTCAGAAGTGTATATCCAAGGAAAAGTTGTTGCTTTGCAGCGCACACTCTAA